One genomic window of Paraburkholderia acidiphila includes the following:
- a CDS encoding FAD-linked oxidase C-terminal domain-containing protein translates to MNAPEANLPELSPEALAQRQREVVQALMAVLPAHCLLHREEDTVAYECDGLAAYRRLPLAVALPETESQVQRIVQICRRLDVPVVPRGAGTGLSGGAMPIRHGIVLSLARFKRILEVDPYARTATVQPGVRNLAVSEAAAPFGLYYAPDPSSQIACTIGGNVSENSGGVHCLKYGLTVHNVLRVRAVTMDGEIVEFGSLAPDAPGLDLLAVMIGSEGMFAIVTEVTVKLIPRPQTAQVIMASFDDVVKGGDAVAGIIASGIIPAGLEMMDKPATRAVEEFVNAGYDLDAAAILLCEADGTPEEVADEIARTTTVLREHGATRIQISRTEEERLRFWSGRKNAFPAAGRISPDYYCMDGTVPRRAIGPLLARIHEMEKQYGLRCINVFHAGDGNMHPLILFNGNDLDEWHRAEAFGSDILETCVELGGTVTGEHGVGIEKINSMCVQFSPQERDAFHAVKHAFDPARLLNPDKGIPTRARCAEYGRMHVRGNLLPHPELPRF, encoded by the coding sequence ATGAACGCACCAGAGGCGAACTTGCCCGAGCTGAGCCCGGAGGCGCTCGCGCAACGTCAGCGCGAGGTGGTCCAGGCGTTGATGGCCGTGTTGCCGGCGCATTGCCTGCTGCATCGCGAGGAGGACACCGTCGCCTACGAGTGCGACGGCCTTGCCGCCTACCGGCGGCTGCCGCTCGCAGTGGCGCTGCCGGAAACCGAGTCGCAGGTGCAGCGCATCGTGCAGATCTGCCGGCGCCTCGACGTGCCAGTCGTGCCGCGCGGCGCGGGCACGGGCCTCTCGGGCGGCGCGATGCCGATCCGGCACGGCATCGTGCTTTCGCTTGCGCGCTTCAAGCGCATTCTCGAGGTCGATCCCTACGCGCGCACGGCCACGGTTCAGCCTGGCGTGCGCAATCTGGCCGTTTCCGAAGCGGCAGCGCCTTTCGGCCTTTACTACGCGCCGGACCCTTCCTCGCAGATCGCCTGCACGATAGGCGGCAACGTTTCGGAGAATTCGGGCGGCGTGCATTGCCTCAAGTACGGCCTCACCGTGCACAACGTGCTGCGCGTGCGCGCCGTGACGATGGACGGCGAGATCGTCGAATTCGGCTCGCTTGCGCCCGATGCGCCCGGCCTCGATCTGCTCGCGGTGATGATCGGCAGCGAAGGCATGTTCGCGATCGTCACCGAAGTGACCGTCAAGCTGATTCCGCGCCCGCAAACCGCGCAGGTCATCATGGCGAGCTTCGACGACGTCGTGAAGGGCGGCGACGCCGTGGCAGGCATCATTGCCTCGGGCATCATTCCGGCGGGCCTCGAAATGATGGACAAGCCAGCCACGCGCGCCGTGGAAGAGTTCGTGAACGCAGGCTACGACCTCGACGCCGCCGCGATCCTGCTGTGCGAAGCCGACGGCACGCCCGAGGAAGTCGCCGACGAAATCGCGCGCACGACCACGGTGCTGCGCGAGCATGGCGCCACGCGCATCCAGATCTCGCGCACCGAGGAAGAACGCCTGCGCTTCTGGTCGGGCCGCAAGAACGCGTTTCCGGCGGCGGGCCGCATCTCGCCCGACTACTACTGCATGGACGGCACAGTACCCCGCCGAGCGATCGGGCCGCTGCTCGCGCGCATCCACGAGATGGAAAAGCAGTATGGGCTGCGCTGTATCAACGTATTCCATGCCGGCGACGGCAACATGCACCCGCTGATTCTCTTCAACGGCAACGACCTCGACGAGTGGCACCGCGCGGAGGCCTTCGGCTCGGATATTCTCGAAACCTGCGTCGAGCTGGGCGGCACGGTGACGGGCGAGCACGGCGTGGGCATCGAAAAGATCAATTCGATGTGCGTGCAATTCTCGCCGCAGGAGCGCGATGCGTTTCATGCGGTGAAACACGCGTTCGACCCGGCGAGGCTGCTCAACCCCGATAAGGGGATCCCCACGCGCGCGCGCTGTGCCGAGTACGGGCGCATGCACGTGAGAGGGAACCTGCTGCCGCACCCCGAGTTGCCGCGCTTCTGA